The sequence below is a genomic window from Dehalococcoidia bacterium.
CGACCTGCCGCCCCTGGTCGTCTCGCGCCAGTGGGTGGAGGAGATAAGGGCCCGCATGCCCGAGCTCCCCGATGCCCGCCGCCAACGGTTCCAGGCCCAATTCGGCCTTACGCCATACGATGCCCGCCTGCTCACGGAGTCCCGCGCCAAGGCCGACCTCTTCGAGATAGCCCTCGCCCGCTGGCCTGAGGGGGAACGGCCTGCCCATGCCAAGGCGGTGGCCAACTGGCTTAACTCCGAGCTAGCTGGCCTCCTTAACGCCCGTGGCCTCGATTGGGAGGCCTGCCCCCTACCTGCCGAACACTTGGGCCAGCTGGTGGAGATGGTGGAGACGGGCGTCATCAACACCCCCACGGCCAAGGCCGTGCTGGAGGAGGCCTTCGTTACGGGCAAGGACCCCAAAACCATCGTGGAAGAGAGGGGCCTGGCCCAGATAAGCGAGGCCCACCAGCTAGCCCACCTGGTGGAGGAGGTGCTGGCCCAGAACCCCAAGGCCGTGGCCGATTACCAGGCAGGCAAGGAGGGGGCCCTCCAGTTCCTGGTGGGCCAGGTAATGCGCCAGACCAAGGGCCGTGCCAACCCCCAGATGGTGCGCCACATCCTGCAGGAGAGGCTCTCCAGCCAGCGATAACCATGTGGGTGCTTAAGCGTTATCTTAGGGGAGAGATGGAGGTCATCAGGCGGTCCAGGTTCATCAAGTGGCTCTACCCCGGCATGCACATCAAGCGCTGGCTGCTGCTCCTCATGATAGGGGTGGCCATGGCTGGCCTGGGCATCGCCTATTTCCTGCGCGAGATATACGTCTCCTTCACCTTCCCCCCCATCTTTTACTACCTGACCCTCCAGTTCATACCTCAATGGGGCAGGGGCACCCTGTTCGTGGGTCTAGCGCTAGTGGCGGTAGTGGTGGCCGTGTGGCAGCTCAACCGGTCCATCCTTAGCGCCCTGCTCCCTCACCAGGTGAACGGCCACCGTCCCCTGGTGGACGTCATCTACAGCCACCGCTTCCTGCGGCGAGGGCCTAAGATAGTGGCCATCGGCGGGGGGACGGGCCTCTCGGTGCTCTTGAGGGGCCTTAAGTCCTACACGGCCAACATCACTGCCGTGGTGACGGTGGCCGATGACGGGGGCTCCTCAGGGCGGCTGCGGCAGGAGATGGGCGTGCTACCACCGGGGGACGTGCGCAACTGTATCGTGGCCCTGGCCGATGCCGAACCCCTCATGACCCAGCTCTTCCAGTACCGCTTCCCCGAGGGCTCAGCCCTGGCTGGCCACTCCTTCGGCAACCTGTTCATCGTGGCCATGATGGGCGTGGTGGGCAGCTTCGAAGAGGCCATACGCCAGACCAGCCGCGTCCTGGCCGTGCGCGGCGAGATCCTCCCCTCCACCTTGGAGAACGTCACCCTCTGCGCCCGCACCGATGGTGGCACCCTGGAGGGCGAATCCAGGATAGGGGGCGGCCACGGTCGCATCCTAGAGGTCTACCTATCGCCCCCTGACCCTCCCGCCTGTCCGGAGGCGGTGCGGGCCATCCTAGAGGCGGACATGATCGTCTTGGGCCCTGGCAGCCTTTACACCAGCATCATACCCAACCTCCTGGTGCGGGGGATCCGACAGGCCATCCTGGCATCCTCCGCCCTAAAGGTATACGTGTGTAACGTGGCCACCCAGCCTGGGGAGTCGGACGGCTGTGGGGTGGCCGAGCACGTGAAGGCCATTGAGGACCATGTGGGCCGTCCTTTCCTGGACGTAGTGGTGGTCAACTCCAACATCGCCCCCCTCAAGCCCGAGTGGCGGGCAGAGCCAGTGTGCATCACATCGCCTATTCCTCGCTCCCTACGGGTGGTGCAAGAGGACGTGGTGGACGAGAGGGACAGGCGCCGCCACGACCCCCAAAAGCTGGCCCGTGTCCTCATGGCCCTCTACTATGAGAGGGAGCAGAGAGCCCAGCCCCTGTCCCTAAACGAGGTGAGCCGGTGAGCCTCACCGATACCCTGAGGGTGGCCATGATCCTGGTGTCTATGGCCCTGCTGGGGGCCATCATCCTGCAGGTGCGGGGGGAGGGGCTGCGCGCCTATCAGGGGACAAGCCTCACCCGCACCCGACGGGGCCTGGAGAAGACCCTGTTCCAGCTCACGGTGGCCCTCGCTACCCTGTTCGTGGTTCTGGCCGCCCTCAACCTGGCCGTCGCTAGTTAGGCCATGGCCGCTGCCGCCGCCCCCCACCCTGCGAGGGGCCAGTGGCTCCTTCTGCTGCTTTTAGCCGCAGGGGTGGCCGCCTTCGTGGTCATCTGGTCGGAGGGCCTGGTGACGGGGGAAAGGCCTCAGCCCCTCACCTTCGTGGAAGGGGTGGTGGGCGCGCCACGGGCTGTCAATCCCCTTCTGGCCCCCCTCAACACCCCCGACCAGGACTTGTCTTCCCTGGTCTTCTCAGGCCTCACCCGTCTCTCCGCCCTGGGGGAACCCATCCCCGACCTGGCCCAGACGTGGCAGATAAGCGATGACGGTCGCACATACACCTTCTACTTGCGGCCTCAGGTGCGCTGGCACGATGGCCAACCCTTTACCGCCAGCGACGTCGTCTTCACCTACTCCCTGCTGGCCGATCCCCAGTTCCCTGGCGACCCCGCCCTTTCCGCCTTCTTCCGACAGGTTCAGTGCGAGGCCATCGACCCTCTCACCGTCCGCTGCCAGCTGCCGGAGCCCTTCGCCCCCTTCCCAGCCTACACCACGGTGGGCATCCTCCCCAGCCACCTGCTGCAGGGGGTCAGGGCTGCCGACCTCCCGGAGCTCTCCTTCAACCGTCACCCTATAGGCACTGGGCCCTACCGCCTCCTCTCCCTGGACGAGGAGCGGGCAGTGCTAGCCCGCCACCGTGACTATTACTTAGGCCTTCCCCGCATCGAGCAGCTGGAGGTGCGGTTCTTCCCCAGCGTGGAGGCGGCCCTGACAGCCCTCCTGCACGGGGAGGTACACGGTCTGCTGGTAGGCCAGAACGTGAGCCCCCGTCAGCTAGAGGCAGTGACCAAGACCCAGAGGTTTCGCCTCCTGGATGCACCCCGTACCCCTTACACTGCCCTGTTCTTCAACGTCAACAGCCCGTCCCTGGCCGACGCCCGCGTCCGCAGGGCCCTCTCCCTTCTCATCGATCGGGAGGCCATCGTGCGGGG
It includes:
- a CDS encoding preprotein translocase subunit SecG — translated: MSLTDTLRVAMILVSMALLGAIILQVRGEGLRAYQGTSLTRTRRGLEKTLFQLTVALATLFVVLAALNLAVAS
- a CDS encoding YvcK family protein; translation: MWVLKRYLRGEMEVIRRSRFIKWLYPGMHIKRWLLLLMIGVAMAGLGIAYFLREIYVSFTFPPIFYYLTLQFIPQWGRGTLFVGLALVAVVVAVWQLNRSILSALLPHQVNGHRPLVDVIYSHRFLRRGPKIVAIGGGTGLSVLLRGLKSYTANITAVVTVADDGGSSGRLRQEMGVLPPGDVRNCIVALADAEPLMTQLFQYRFPEGSALAGHSFGNLFIVAMMGVVGSFEEAIRQTSRVLAVRGEILPSTLENVTLCARTDGGTLEGESRIGGGHGRILEVYLSPPDPPACPEAVRAILEADMIVLGPGSLYTSIIPNLLVRGIRQAILASSALKVYVCNVATQPGESDGCGVAEHVKAIEDHVGRPFLDVVVVNSNIAPLKPEWRAEPVCITSPIPRSLRVVQEDVVDERDRRRHDPQKLARVLMALYYEREQRAQPLSLNEVSR
- a CDS encoding ABC transporter substrate-binding protein, whose protein sequence is MAAAAAPHPARGQWLLLLLLAAGVAAFVVIWSEGLVTGERPQPLTFVEGVVGAPRAVNPLLAPLNTPDQDLSSLVFSGLTRLSALGEPIPDLAQTWQISDDGRTYTFYLRPQVRWHDGQPFTASDVVFTYSLLADPQFPGDPALSAFFRQVQCEAIDPLTVRCQLPEPFAPFPAYTTVGILPSHLLQGVRAADLPELSFNRHPIGTGPYRLLSLDEERAVLARHRDYYLGLPRIEQLEVRFFPSVEAALTALLHGEVHGLLVGQNVSPRQLEAVTKTQRFRLLDAPRTPYTALFFNVNSPSLADARVRRALSLLIDREAIVRGVLGGRAVAGYTPIPPGTWAQDPAIQPRAKDQQAAYALLREAGWERDKEGPWRKDGQPLSLTLLTDADLLREAVAREVVRHLQKEGILVQVQAVTTAELLSSHLMTRRYDMAIFTVDPGPDPDPYPIWHSSQISPNGRNFSGYFGLEADRILEEGRKTPDRGRRRALYSRFQELFIEDAPAAVLFYPLYTYIVHRSVQGPALGVLFYASDRFSQVWEWAMEESTKQPLRSLASP